The region TCCTTAGGGTACTCACAATTTTTTAACAACtctaataaaagtaaaaaaaaaaaaaaaaaaaaaaaaaaaatattctgcaataataaaatacattcatataataaaatattccaAGGTTAGACAGGAAATTTTTTTAACATACCAGGGGTGGGAGGAGCCAAAGGCATGGAGGGTGAGGAGTCATGGCATGCAAAAGTGAGGCTATCCTATGCTGGGATGTGAAGGATGAGGATGGACAACATGCAGAAACTTCAGTGACCTCAGAGGCCTCAGCCTCATGCAGTCAAATCTCTCAGCATTCGCTCAATCTGTACATCTATTACATGTCAGTGTTTTGATTGTGAGCTTACTTGAGCTTATTCAAATGAGTGTGAAGAAGAACATCCTATAATTCATGACATAAAAATTCAACTTTAAATCAtagttttatttgtatatattcttATCTAAAGCAGCTTAATTAAATGTCCTCTATCATTATATAAAAGCTTATTCAGCtggtaaattaaattattactaAAATATTCTAACAGCACAAATCAAcaacaaaagtttaaaatatatatttttaatttattcattttattttaacatagaTGTTCAATCAACATAGGTCTCAATGTTCCAACACCATCTTCACCAaacagaattaaaatgaaatgctGGTTTTCAATCATAACTCTCAAAAAATTAATTGGAAAAACAAAGTGAGAACTACAACTGTCAAATCCTTAGATGAATATTTTAATAGGGTTGGCACACAATAAGAGCCcacatttggaacaacataCCACCCATACAACATACAAAGTACATTATGGGTTTGTTGCAACAGAAAATACTGTAATTAGAAAGCTGCTAAACATGACCGCAGCAAAGACAGAAAGGTGGTAATTTCCAAAACagaataatgtattaattacaTATgagaaacattttattcatgCTGGTGTAAAATTTCTAAATAAATATGACACTTTATATCTATTACTGCTACCATTAAATGTGcgatttattttagattttacaGATTGTTTGACCTAATTTCCTAATTTCCAGAGTTCATTCAGTATTGTTAATCAGGTGTAAAACATTCATGTATAAAATATGCTTGCTGAAAAAGCTGTGGTGACTGATAACCGGCCTTGACTGTAAGACAACTGTGGTTTTCTACGGTTCTCAAATGGTCCCAAAATAATTTCATTAAGACCTATAAGTGCAATGTTACTTGTTGAATAGAAGATGCTGAGAAAAGACACCCAGCAACATCCTTGTATTAAGACATTTTACATTCTTCTTTCCCCTTGCCCTTTCCTTTCCCTTTTCCACTTTTTTTAGATTCTTTTCTATAATTTTCCTTCTGACTCCCTGTGGCTTCCTGCTCTCCTGAAATATTTGATGCCTTGATTTCATGGTGAATGGAACTATCAATCTCTTGGCATACATCTGTTGCCTCCACCTCGGAAATTTGATTAACTTCTTTACTGAGTGTCACATCTTCTGATGTCTGCTGATGCTCCTCAAATGCATCAGGTTTGTCATGCTGCTGATCATTAGGTCTGACTTCATTGTTGGTTTCGCTGTCCTCTGTTAAACATCTTTCTACATCTGTGGCTGTTTGTGGGTTTTCTGTAGCATGACAATCATCTTCATGCTCCTTTGGCTTTGATTTCTGATCTGAATGTTCCAGACATTCATCTCCTTTGGTCTGGTCCTCATCCTTGGCATTCCTTTGGCATTCCTGGCTTGCTTCTTGTGCATTTTCTTTTAACAAAGAAGAGTCCTCATTTGGTTGATCTAGAAGGTTTCTTAAAGGGGCACCTGATGATGCTTCAAGGTCcatttcatcaaaatcaaacgATTCTCCTTcgtcttcctcctcctcctcctcctcatctttTTCCTTGAGTTCTTGAAGAACCGCATCTGACTTTACCAGAAGGTCTTCATCATCTTCAGGCAGTTGCAAATTAATTGTAACCTGATCTTGGATTGATTTTTCCTCCTGAGCTTTTTCTACCTTGGGTTCTTGTTCAGAAGCTTCTAAATCTACAACCGTTTCCTGATTTGCTTCATTGGAAGACAGGTGATCCTCATGTATAACCTGAATCTGTGTTTCAACTGAAGGAGTGTCTTCAACATGGCATCCATCATGATCTTGGATAGATCTTTCCTCCTGAACTTTTTCTACCTTGGGTTCTTGGTCAGAAGCTTCTAAATCTACAACCGTTTCCTGATTTGCTTCATTGGAAGACAGGTGATCCTCATGTATATCCTGAATCTGTGTTTCAATTAAAGGAGTGTCTTCAACATGGCATCCATCATGATCTTGGATTGATCTTTCCTCCTGAACTTTTTCTACCTTGGGTTCTTGGTCAGAAGCTTCTAAATCTACAACCGTTTCCTGATTTGCTTCATTGGAAGACAGGTGATCCTCATGTATATCCTGAATCTGTGTTTCAATTAAAGGAGTGTCTTCAACATGGCATCCATCATGATCTTGGATTGATATTTCCTCCTGAACTTTTTCTACCTTGGGTTCTTGGTCAGAAGCTTCTAAATCTACAACCGTTTCCTGATTTGCTTCATTGGAAGACAGGTGATCCTCATGGATAACCTGAATCTGTGTTTCAATTAAAGGGGTATCTTCAACATGGCCACCATCAAACACTTTTTCACTAGGCACATTAAGGTTTTCCTCATCTAGCTCATCTTTTGTCTTAATCTCTTCCTGGTCCACATCTGCTCCAATACTGTCTTGAAGTTGACTTTCCATTGGCTGATCAATAGGTTGTTCCTGGATTACATTTTCAGTGTCATTTTCCACATTCTCCATCACAGGGGAACTTATCTTATCAGGCATATCTTGATCTTCAGAGATAGTGTCGCCATCTAGATCAATATTTTGGAGCCTTTCCTTCTGTTCTTCTACTTCACAGTCCAGGTGAGTCTTCACAGTCTTCTCTTCCTTGATGCCTACCAATGAAGAATTCTCAATGTTCTCAGAGCTGCTGATGGACTCAACGAACACTCCAACAGCATTTATGGGCTGAACAGAAGGTTCATGAGGCAGTGATGTTTCTGCTTCTGAAGCCATAAGCTCATTGCTGAGGATTACAGGTTCTGGATCAGGATTGGTTGAATCCTCAGTGTGGTCATCAATAATGTTTGCAGGGTTAGAGATAATATCGTTGGACAGATCATCTAAAAGGACATCATTGCTAGATTCAGGGCAATCGGAATTTGATATGGTTTTAGAAATTTCTGCCGAATCAGCTTCATCTGTAACTAACTGAATTTTGTCTTGAGCATCATCAGCATTAATATTTGTGCTTGTTTTTTCAATACAGTCCAATTCTTCGGTTCCTTTATCATCATGTGGGACATCTGTATTCATTGTTGTTGTAAATACATCATTCCCTAAGGGCTTCTCATGGTTTTCTTCTAGACCTTCCATTTCTTGGTTTGGATTGTCTTCACTCAAAACTACTTCATTCTTGTCATCCATTTTTGTCTCACTCTCTTGCTTGTCACTTTGTTTCTGCTTCtgcttgtttttcttcttctttttcttttttttattggaaGCATTGGCACTCTGTGTTTTGGGGAGTGTCTCCATTTGAGATGGTTCCACAAACTCCTCTATGAGTTCATCATCAAGCACAGCCTCATTAGTTTTATCAGTTTCATCATGAATTGAACCAGAGACAGACTCTAAAGTAGTTTCCTCTTTGATTTCCTTACTAGGTTTGACACATTCGCTCTCTTGTTGATCTGTCTCCAAAAGTCCATCCTTGTGAACTTTGCACTCTAATTCTTCAGTATCATATCTTGAATCTTCCTTTATATGTGCCTCAGATTTTATCTCCTCGTTGGGTCTTGTTGCAGTGAGTTCCTCACCAACAGAACTTGGAGGTTCTTCAGGTCTATTCTCAAGCTGCCCTACACCCTGATTCATTTGGTCCCCAAGGTCTCCATTCTCATTTGCTTCTAAAGGTGTCTTTGTAGAACTGAAAGGGGCATGTGAAGACTGTTGATTCCCTTGCATCCTGTCATCCAAATCTTTTTGTTGCTGGTCTTTACACAGCTTCAAGTGATGAGTGCCTGGGAGATGATGGAGGTGTCAGTAGTTAAAGCCAAAAGAAATGTGACTGTAGAAGCCAAAGAGTATCTTGCAAATGTTTAGAGCAAGAAGTAAAAGGAAGAAGGAAAGGAAGGAAAACGAAGACTCCAAGGCAAAGCTCTTAAGCCTATACAAATCAAATGTGTTGAAGGATGTCCCAAAGAAGAAAATCCCACAGTTTAAAGTCAAGAACTGAAGAAACTAATCTGCAATTCCTTCTCTTGATTTTGATTTCAAAGTCAAGAATGATTAAATATTTGCAGCAATTTGATAAACACTTGTCCAGCAGAATATTGGAATATGGACTCAAGAAAGAGACAAGATCATGTAGTGTTTGGTTCATGATATGCCATTAATTAGCTGTACAGTATATGCAAAGTAGACACAGGGAAACAGGAAAGTGTGAGAGAAATGTGCATTCATACCAGGTTCATAGAAACAGTTTAGTTAGACTGGGCTCAAGCTCTATAAGATGAAAATGCAAAGTGGCAAAGATAAAAAGTAATGTAGGCATGCAATGAATTAAGTTAAGAAAAGCAGCTTACCAAGTACACTACTCCCCTCTCGGATTTCAGCGGATGCTGTTTGAGAATTCTGTTCAGCCTTTCCAACTTCTTCCCCTGTTTCTCCATTGGTGGCTAAGTCGAGTCCAAGGACAATACCATGTTTCTGTACAGGAAAACAATTTAACATGAGTAAACTTAGTTTAAAAACAGATTCAGGTTAAATTTAGATACACTAGGCCTAATTTAGAgggtatatatattatatatatatatataaatgtgtctATTTGTTGATGcactaatattataatataatattctgTTCATTCAGTCAGAAGTTGGGTGTTAATGAATCAGtcttgattatattatattctggATCTGGATATTTGTTCTGTTAGGAAATGTTCATTGGAAAAGAATGAGTCCTAGTTTTCACCACACATATCAAtaccttcaaaatatctttgagCTGAACAACCTCATCTCTGAGCTCATCCCGCTCATTTCGAATGGCATCAGAATATTCCTTCTGCCTCTCTAATGCCTGAACAGCACCAGAAGGGATTTGGCAAAGATGCAGCAAAGACGAGAAAAAGAAGGTGAAAGCAATGAAAACATCAATGCTGCAAATGACAAGAACAGGAAAACAGAAAGAGCAGGAAACAGATGTAGAACCAAGCAAATCTATACGttttaaaactgaatttataATTCTCTTAACATGAAGGTAAagtcaaataaaacttttatgGGGAGTTGGATACTGAGGGATCATACCccaatttttttattcttcCACTCAATAGTTTCCTGGAGGTCAGAAATCTCCCTAACAAAGCCATCTTGCTTGAGCCGTAATTGACGGATCTCCTAGAGAGAGGTATTATGCATGGAAGAAGACCAAATATAAAGGAAAATGAGAAGTTGTTCAGGCAGATGAGCAGAAGCCAAGCATTTGAAAGAGACAAAAGTTTCACGACAGAGACATAAATGCAACAATACTCACAGTGAGCAGTTCTTCACTCTGTTTCAATGTCTCCTTCATTTCACTGAACTGAAACTGCAGTATACTATGAGCATGCTTCTCTCGTTCAAGAtcctggaggaaaaaaaaaaaaaacagtactgctttttagtttttttatttcttttaaattcaaaatgaagacatttttacagtgtgagtGTACTCTCTCATTTTTCTCACAAAAcgaaattacaaacaataacaaaaagtTAATTAGTAaacaaattaatgaattaaaattcCAATTAAAAGTTCTTACTATTTAAATGTAAGCTATTATTCGACAATGTATTACAACAAACCATTACTACAACTTACTATAATGCACACCTGACTGTACAGACCTTACACTTTTCCTCAAGCTCACGGCGTGTTTCAAAAAGCATCTCCTCCAGTTCCATTAAAGAGTCTTTTAAAGTGTCCACTTCATACATCATATTGGTCTTCTCATTGTCCAGCTGTGCATTGGACACCATGGCCTTACGGTACTTTTCTTCCACTTCCAAAAGGGAATCCTTCAAAAAGTCAGACACCATAAATCAGCACACTCACAAAACACCTCTGAACACGTATTACAATACTTACTAAATTAACCATGAACACACTTTTAGACTAAATTTCATTACAATATCATGAAGAAAGATGTGTAACTATGTTTTTAGAATAAGATTAAGTCAAAGATGGAAGCAAGGGAGAGAAATCAGACTATAGACTTCTATGGCACAGAAGTATGAACATGCAAGATGAGAGCCAGATAAGAACCAGAGGCCAGATATCACATAATCTCATCATGTTCCGAGTGAACCACTCGCTGATTAAAAAGCACAAATTTGAGCTGTTGTTCCTTAGCCAGCTCTGTCATATGTAACTCAAAGCAGGTTCTTGCTGGGCTTTTGACTGGCACTGTCTTTATCAGACATGTACCTTGAGCTCTTTGAGGTTCTGCATGTGCTTCGCCTCCACATCTTGAATCTGATCCTTAAGCTCATGGATCTCCtgaatgaaaagcatgaaacgTGAGAATGAGGAGGAAGGATAAAGGATGCAGTGGGGGAAGAACAATGGAAGGGTAAAGAGTGCCAGACTGATTTACAGATAAATACTGTGCAAGAAAGTACAAAGCTGTAGAAAATAACAGTGAAGCAGATTATAGCAGGTGCTCAGTCCTACTCCTGAAGAgtttaacaaacaaacaaacatcttGGTTATGAGTCTGCTAAGGGGTAATAATGGAacaacagtttttaaaagtgaTTTTACACTATTATTTACAACAGGATCTCATgggttcaaaaaaaaaagatttttgttttaagagagaaataaaaaccaCTCCTTTCCTGGATTAAAAAAGATCTTGAATTTGAACAATGAATTTGTGACAGctgaatgtaacatttttgaCAAGCCAAACATCTGACatcatgtaatttatttaagatacaaaataaattctgtaaaatatacacatacacatttaaaatgtctcTAGCACATTTTATAATTACCCAAAAATCAAACATAGTTCAGCCCTTATGCACATTATCACGTCTGTCAAAAACTGAGGCTGGCTGTCGGTTGGAATGTTAGAACTAAAAACATCGACACACACTCATGGGCATCAATCACTTCACTGAATATTTGCCGGCTAAGAAACAAATCATTATTACCATATGATCCATCTGTTTTCAAATCCACATCATTTGAATATCATGACATCGATGTCTGTCCAAAAATAATGTGCACAATACACTGTAGTATTTACGAGAAGCAGAGTTCCTTCATTCGTTGAAATTGAATTGGAATGATCAGGGAACTGAATGAAATACTTGCATGCTAAACAGAATGAAAGCCAATGTAACTGAAAAACTTTGCCGGGTTAGTGAACATCGTTCAACACGTGTTGGTTTTGACGGACATTTTTAATGCACAAACTACGCATTCTGATTCTGACATtcctgattttaataatgtaatatgtaatatatattataaacttgacaggtgatttttataaaatgtagtttGAATACTATCCTCTCAGTTGTTTAAAAGATTAAGGCAATTATCAAAGTTTGATAAAACGtttaattttacaataaaagatttttttttttttttttttttttacattacgtacatttttacatgatttgttacatttaattaccCCTTAGCAGATTTTGACTCTTAtgtggttcaggtgtgtttgactaGATGTGACTCTGAAGGAAGGTACTGTAGATCTCTAGGAACCAGACTGAGCAACATGTGAAGAAAGAAAATGACAGTGTACTTCTGTGAAGAAGGTGTATGATGAAAATGAGCAATGACATCTTATCATACAAAAttatactacaaaaaaaaaatatatatataactaaacAAAACGTGATGTGATACAGTGCCGGAAACTACTCAGATTAAAGGGCAATATCTGTGCCCTAAAACGGATTTttaccttttaaaaaaaaaaaaaaaaaaaaacatttttaccttttttttctaaccacgtaaaaaaaacacttaacttAAATCAGATTCTCAGTCTGAATaattacagtcaaaccaaaatttattcagacaccttgaacatagGTGCAcataatacagtttattcactataatggtaataaaatatggcaagatctcagagttaaactgtgtcagaaaaaattaatcttaattaggtctgataacacttaagcaaaacatggtcaggtcaaagtgtctgaataatttttggttccaaatgtttatcaattttactggtagtccactgtatgtcacagtttactttattttgctatcctcacttacataaatgaactatagtgtaatgatacaaaaaatatcaaaaatgtcttaattttcgGTTCGACTGTAtggcttttaatttttaaaatcaaaataaacatcaaatataAATGTGACCGTAAATAAACTAACCCCCTAACTAGAAAGACTCTGAATAGAATATAATGaaatttaattcataaataaataaatattgcatttaCTGTATGTCTGTCGTCTGTCCAATGTAAACAGCAAAAGCATACCAGGAAATCATGGGATGATATAATATGGTTATATAAACCTGCTGTCTAAATTTAAACTGGCACCAGACAAATAGATCAGGACAAACACCTTGATTTCCCGTATGGATGCTTCTGTGTCAGCAGAGATGGATGTATCTCCACTTCCTCTCCGTGAGGATGTCCCACCCAGAGAGGTAAGAGTGGCACCAGATATAGTTGATGCTCGTGAAGAGCCCTAAAAAAACAAGTCATAAGTCAAATCGATTGTTTATACAGCTCACCATGACAATATGCTTAATTGGTAAAAGTTctacacaaataaaacaaagtcACAACCTTTTCTATGTAGTCTCGCTCTAACTTGTCATCAAcctgtaaataaacaaaattatacAAATTCAATAGGTTTTGTAGTCTTGCAAGTCAAGTCGAGCCATTACAAGTCTCTTATTCATTCACTGTGATTATTGTTGTCCACATGCTGTTGACACAAATGTTAGCaacaaagactttttttcaattatttatttattagaggAAGAAAATCAGTTTGATTAATAAGACTGATAAATCAAAATGAAACCAACACGTAATTCTGTAATAATTCTCAAGGTGTTGCAAATATCTTTTTACAATAAACTTGAAGTATAATATTAACAACGGGAAATTTCCATCAAAAATCATGGCACTCAAGAATTCAGTGCTTTTCCACACATAAAATCTTGCTGAAACAAGTGACCACAGACCATGCAGACCATCACCTCAATCCAACATGCCATTTCTTTTATGCataaatacacaaacattttaaaccaGGGCAGGGCATCAATCACCACAGAGCACATGAACCCCGAGATTTCACTCTCGTACCATAGACAGCCTCCCATTAACATTCGGCAGGTCAGGAATGATGACGCGGTCAAGGTCTCTAGAAAGGCCACTGATATTAGCTGTGCTGCGCATAAAACTAGCCACTGAGCTGCTGCTGCAGTCCTCCTGGAAACCACCAGATGGCAGCAATTAACATCAATGCGAGAAGTATTTCAACCATTTAAGTCTTAACGTCCAAGTTTAACAGTTGGCTTTTTGCATGCACCCAAAAGAGGAgtgcacacaaacaaacatcatCTGAGACATCCTATCTTATACTGTTAAAGTAATTAATGGGT is a window of Megalobrama amblycephala isolate DHTTF-2021 linkage group LG6, ASM1881202v1, whole genome shotgun sequence DNA encoding:
- the lrrfip1a gene encoding intracellular protein transport protein USO1 isoform X1; the protein is MGSQGPGRKRTTSKNGLTAEEDALNVIAKEAEARLAAKRAARAEAREIRMKELERQQKEIYQVQKKYYGLDNLDNKWGDIEQWMEDSERYTRVSRRHASVSDDEERMSVGSRSNIRLDLDAAGAYGGLLQAASSHSHKKSKKKKKHSSKTSNGYDDDLSTLSSRSSRLSDESKMLRSSRLDLQSSAYYSSELYSSSSSYSSKHQVPSYSGYQGSLYEDSLYSGSRRSSARASSEYSGFLGSSSRTSSRANSACGSPVEDCSSSSVASFMRSTANISGLSRDLDRVIIPDLPNVNGRLSMVDDKLERDYIEKGSSRASTISGATLTSLGGTSSRRGSGDTSISADTEASIREIKEIHELKDQIQDVEAKHMQNLKELKDSLLEVEEKYRKAMVSNAQLDNEKTNMMYEVDTLKDSLMELEEMLFETRRELEEKCKDLEREKHAHSILQFQFSEMKETLKQSEELLTEIRQLRLKQDGFVREISDLQETIEWKNKKIGALERQKEYSDAIRNERDELRDEVVQLKDILKKHGIVLGLDLATNGETGEEVGKAEQNSQTASAEIREGSSVLGTHHLKLCKDQQQKDLDDRMQGNQQSSHAPFSSTKTPLEANENGDLGDQMNQGVGQLENRPEEPPSSVGEELTATRPNEEIKSEAHIKEDSRYDTEELECKVHKDGLLETDQQESECVKPSKEIKEETTLESVSGSIHDETDKTNEAVLDDELIEEFVEPSQMETLPKTQSANASNKKKKKKKKNKQKQKQSDKQESETKMDDKNEVVLSEDNPNQEMEGLEENHEKPLGNDVFTTTMNTDVPHDDKGTEELDCIEKTSTNINADDAQDKIQLVTDEADSAEISKTISNSDCPESSNDVLLDDLSNDIISNPANIIDDHTEDSTNPDPEPVILSNELMASEAETSLPHEPSVQPINAVGVFVESISSSENIENSSLVGIKEEKTVKTHLDCEVEEQKERLQNIDLDGDTISEDQDMPDKISSPVMENVENDTENVIQEQPIDQPMESQLQDSIGADVDQEEIKTKDELDEENLNVPSEKVFDGGHVEDTPLIETQIQVIHEDHLSSNEANQETVVDLEASDQEPKVEKVQEEISIQDHDGCHVEDTPLIETQIQDIHEDHLSSNEANQETVVDLEASDQEPKVEKVQEERSIQDHDGCHVEDTPLIETQIQDIHEDHLSSNEANQETVVDLEASDQEPKVEKVQEERSIQDHDGCHVEDTPSVETQIQVIHEDHLSSNEANQETVVDLEASEQEPKVEKAQEEKSIQDQVTINLQLPEDDEDLLVKSDAVLQELKEKDEEEEEEEDEGESFDFDEMDLEASSGAPLRNLLDQPNEDSSLLKENAQEASQECQRNAKDEDQTKGDECLEHSDQKSKPKEHEDDCHATENPQTATDVERCLTEDSETNNEVRPNDQQHDKPDAFEEHQQTSEDVTLSKEVNQISEVEATDVCQEIDSSIHHEIKASNISGEQEATGSQKENYRKESKKSGKGKGKGKGKEECKMS
- the lrrfip1a gene encoding leucine-rich repeat flightless-interacting protein 1 isoform X16 translates to MGSQGPGRKRTTSKNGLTAEEDALNVIAKEAEARLAAKRAARAEAREIRMKELERQQKEIYQVQKKYYGLDNLDNKWGDIEQWMEDSERYTRVSRRHASVSDDEERMSVGSRSNIRLDLDAAGAYGGLLQAASSHSHKKSKKKKKHSSKTVDDKLERDYIEKGSSRASTISGATLTSLGGTSSRRGSGDTSISADTEASIREIKEIHELKDQIQDVEAKHMQNLKELKDSLLEVEEKYRKAMVSNAQLDNEKTNMMYEVDTLKDSLMELEEMLFETRRELEEKCKDLEREKHAHSILQFQFSEMKETLKQSEELLTEIRQLRLKQDGFVREISDLQETIEWKNKKIGALERQKEYSDAIRNERDELRDEVVQLKDILKKHGIVLGLDLATNGETGEEVGKAEQNSQTASAEIREGSSVLGTHHLKLCKDQQQKDLDDRMQGNQQSSHAPFSSTKTPLEANENGDLGDQMNQGVGQLENRPEEPPSSVGEELTATRPNEEIKSEAHIKEDSRYDTEELECKVHKDGLLETDQQESECVKPSKEIKEETTLESVSGSIHDETDKTNEAVLDDELIEEFVEPSQMETLPKTQSANASNKKKKKKKKNKQKQKQSDKQESETKMDDKNEVVLSEDNPNQEMEGLEENHEKPLGNDVFTTTMNTDVPHDDKGTEELDCIEKTSTNINADDAQDKIQLVTDEADSAEISKTISNSDCPESSNDVLLDDLSNDIISNPANIIDDHTEDSTNPDPEPVILSNELMASEAETSLPHEPSVQPINAVGVFVESISSSENIENSSLVGIKEEKTVKTHLDCEVEEQKERLQNIDLDGDTISEDQDMPDKISSPVMENVENDTENVIQEQPIDQPMESQLQDSIGADVDQEEIKTKDELDEENLNVPSEKVFDGGHVEDTPLIETQIQVIHEDHLSSNEANQETVVDLEASDQEPKVEKVQEEISIQDHDGCHVEDTPLIETQIQDIHEDHLSSNEANQETVVDLEASDQEPKVEKVQEERSIQDHDGCHVEDTPLIETQIQDIHEDHLSSNEANQETVVDLEASDQEPKVEKVQEERSIQDHDGCHVEDTPSVETQIQVIHEDHLSSNEANQETVVDLEASEQEPKVEKAQEEKSIQDQVTINLQLPEDDEDLLVKSDAVLQELKEKDEEEEEEEDEGESFDFDEMDLEASSGAPLRNLLDQPNEDSSLLKENAQEASQECQRNAKDEDQTKGDECLEHSDQKSKPKEHEDDCHATENPQTATDVERCLTEDSETNNEVRPNDQQHDKPDAFEEHQQTSEDVTLSKEVNQISEVEATDVCQEIDSSIHHEIKASNISGEQEATGSQKENYRKESKKSGKGKGKGKGKEECKMS
- the lrrfip1a gene encoding intracellular protein transport protein USO1 isoform X5 is translated as MGSQGPGRKRTTSKNGLTAEEDALNVIAKEAEARLAAKRAARAEAREIRMKELERQQKEKYYGLDNLDNKWGDIEQWMVSDDEERMSVGSRSNIRLDLDAAGAYGGLLQAASSHSHKKSKKKKKHSSKTSNGYDDDLSTLSSRSSRLSDESKMLRSSRLDLQSSAYYSSELYSSSSSYSSKHQVPSYSGYQGSLYEDSLYSGSRRSSARASSEYSGFLGSSSRTSSRANSACGSPVEDCSSSSVASFMRSTANISGLSRDLDRVIIPDLPNVNGRLSMVDDKLERDYIEKGSSRASTISGATLTSLGGTSSRRGSGDTSISADTEASIREIKEIHELKDQIQDVEAKHMQNLKELKDSLLEVEEKYRKAMVSNAQLDNEKTNMMYEVDTLKDSLMELEEMLFETRRELEEKCKDLEREKHAHSILQFQFSEMKETLKQSEELLTEIRQLRLKQDGFVREISDLQETIEWKNKKIGALERQKEYSDAIRNERDELRDEVVQLKDILKKHGIVLGLDLATNGETGEEVGKAEQNSQTASAEIREGSSVLGTHHLKLCKDQQQKDLDDRMQGNQQSSHAPFSSTKTPLEANENGDLGDQMNQGVGQLENRPEEPPSSVGEELTATRPNEEIKSEAHIKEDSRYDTEELECKVHKDGLLETDQQESECVKPSKEIKEETTLESVSGSIHDETDKTNEAVLDDELIEEFVEPSQMETLPKTQSANASNKKKKKKKKNKQKQKQSDKQESETKMDDKNEVVLSEDNPNQEMEGLEENHEKPLGNDVFTTTMNTDVPHDDKGTEELDCIEKTSTNINADDAQDKIQLVTDEADSAEISKTISNSDCPESSNDVLLDDLSNDIISNPANIIDDHTEDSTNPDPEPVILSNELMASEAETSLPHEPSVQPINAVGVFVESISSSENIENSSLVGIKEEKTVKTHLDCEVEEQKERLQNIDLDGDTISEDQDMPDKISSPVMENVENDTENVIQEQPIDQPMESQLQDSIGADVDQEEIKTKDELDEENLNVPSEKVFDGGHVEDTPLIETQIQVIHEDHLSSNEANQETVVDLEASDQEPKVEKVQEEISIQDHDGCHVEDTPLIETQIQDIHEDHLSSNEANQETVVDLEASDQEPKVEKVQEERSIQDHDGCHVEDTPLIETQIQDIHEDHLSSNEANQETVVDLEASDQEPKVEKVQEERSIQDHDGCHVEDTPSVETQIQVIHEDHLSSNEANQETVVDLEASEQEPKVEKAQEEKSIQDQVTINLQLPEDDEDLLVKSDAVLQELKEKDEEEEEEEDEGESFDFDEMDLEASSGAPLRNLLDQPNEDSSLLKENAQEASQECQRNAKDEDQTKGDECLEHSDQKSKPKEHEDDCHATENPQTATDVERCLTEDSETNNEVRPNDQQHDKPDAFEEHQQTSEDVTLSKEVNQISEVEATDVCQEIDSSIHHEIKASNISGEQEATGSQKENYRKESKKSGKGKGKGKGKEECKMS